Proteins found in one archaeon genomic segment:
- a CDS encoding tRNA uridine(34) 5-carboxymethylaminomethyl modification radical SAM/GNAT enzyme Elp3, translated as MTLQEGPRDSDALAFIAQSLERGQLTHEEVERLKKTAARLFGLGRFPSNSEILSAVSSSMRGQVEEVLKVHPRRSASGIVVVTAFSAPYSCPHGTCVFCPGGPRFGTPQSYLPESPGMAAALELNFSPSAQVERSLAKYRANGHPTDKVETIIEGGTFLAVPAEYQVSFVKGVFEGLNGHPSSSLASAQSSNEEARSRCVGLTLETKPDWCGPQDADLMLEYGVTRVELGVQTLRDETLSKANRGHTVADAVEAMRVARDAGLKVAVHMMPGLPGAYPDEDLKDLRRLFEDPDYRPDMMKVYPTLVVPGTALARQFEAGLFVPYGLETVVELLSEMKRAIPSWHRIMRIQREIPEREISGGVNKGNLRQLVLQRATRKGISCRCIRCREVALDEPEALEEDDSLRYSEQRYEASGGTEVFGSYEFKRSGRIAGFVRARIPSPRAHRAEASGSLIVRELRVYGRALEIGGRDSRAWQHSGLGSSLMGIAEALAREQGARRVLVTSAVGTRNYYRKLGYERLGPYMAKSVV; from the coding sequence GTGACGCTGCAAGAAGGGCCGAGAGACTCTGATGCCCTCGCTTTCATAGCGCAGTCTCTTGAGCGCGGTCAGCTCACCCACGAGGAAGTCGAGCGCCTCAAGAAGACCGCAGCGAGGCTCTTCGGCCTAGGCAGATTTCCGTCCAACTCGGAGATACTCTCCGCCGTCTCCTCGAGCATGAGGGGCCAGGTCGAGGAGGTCCTCAAGGTGCATCCCCGAAGGAGCGCCTCCGGCATAGTCGTCGTCACTGCGTTCTCGGCGCCCTACAGCTGCCCTCACGGAACCTGCGTCTTCTGCCCTGGAGGGCCGCGGTTCGGGACGCCCCAGAGCTACCTTCCCGAAAGCCCGGGAATGGCGGCAGCCTTGGAGCTGAACTTCAGCCCCTCGGCCCAGGTGGAGCGGTCGCTGGCAAAGTACAGGGCCAACGGGCATCCTACGGACAAAGTGGAGACGATCATAGAAGGGGGCACCTTCCTGGCCGTGCCCGCAGAGTATCAGGTCTCGTTCGTGAAAGGAGTCTTCGAAGGGCTCAACGGACATCCTTCGAGCAGCCTCGCCTCGGCCCAGTCCTCGAACGAGGAGGCACGCAGCAGGTGCGTCGGGCTCACCCTGGAGACGAAGCCCGACTGGTGCGGGCCTCAGGACGCAGACCTCATGCTCGAGTACGGCGTCACCAGGGTCGAGCTCGGCGTGCAGACCCTTAGGGACGAGACCCTTTCGAAGGCCAACAGGGGACACACAGTCGCCGACGCGGTCGAGGCCATGCGGGTGGCCAGAGACGCGGGTCTGAAGGTCGCAGTCCACATGATGCCCGGACTACCGGGCGCCTACCCCGACGAAGACCTGAAGGATCTGAGACGCCTCTTCGAAGACCCAGACTATCGGCCGGACATGATGAAGGTATATCCCACGCTGGTGGTCCCCGGAACAGCGCTCGCAAGGCAGTTCGAGGCCGGCCTCTTTGTTCCCTACGGGCTCGAGACCGTCGTGGAACTGCTCAGCGAGATGAAGAGGGCCATCCCGTCCTGGCACAGGATCATGAGGATCCAGAGGGAGATACCCGAGCGGGAGATCTCCGGAGGAGTCAACAAGGGCAACCTCAGGCAGCTCGTCCTCCAGAGGGCGACCCGGAAGGGCATCTCCTGCCGCTGCATCCGATGTCGAGAGGTAGCCCTCGACGAGCCCGAGGCCCTGGAAGAGGACGACTCGCTGAGATACTCAGAGCAGAGGTACGAGGCGTCGGGTGGGACCGAGGTCTTCGGCTCCTACGAGTTCAAGAGGTCGGGGAGGATCGCCGGATTCGTGCGCGCCCGAATTCCATCCCCACGCGCCCACAGAGCCGAAGCATCGGGAAGTCTGATAGTCAGAGAGCTGAGGGTCTATGGAAGGGCCCTTGAGATAGGGGGTAGGGACAGCCGGGCATGGCAGCACTCGGGGCTCGGGTCCTCGCTCATGGGCATAGCGGAGGCTCTGGCGCGGGAGCAGGGAGCGAGAAGGGTCCTTGTGACGAGTGCGGTGGGGACGAGAAACTACTACAGGAAGCTAGGGTACGAGCGCCTCGGTCCCTACATGGCAAAGTCAGTTGTCTAG
- a CDS encoding ABC transporter permease, with protein sequence MAVSPWIRTMRARALVRLWSIFGEPLWIVVSMGFPVLSSLALSLLYYSIGAANYVGFAVLGGVMVAFWGNVLWSMASQFNWDKQEGLFEIYLTSPASITAILIGMSVGGIIGTVPSAIIVTAIGWLLFHPVVNASWGLVGLSFGLTLASLYALGMTLSSLYLTYGREAESMNEVLQEPVSMLSGIYFPSIGQASRFPFAVQAVASLIPLTIGMYALRLTLFYAAPWDAVWPSLAALAVMAVVFLAISKFSLKALETRGRREGTITVRIR encoded by the coding sequence ATGGCCGTTAGCCCCTGGATCAGGACGATGCGCGCCCGGGCGCTGGTGAGGCTCTGGAGCATCTTCGGCGAGCCACTCTGGATAGTGGTGAGCATGGGGTTCCCCGTCCTCTCATCGCTCGCGCTCTCGCTGCTTTACTATAGCATAGGCGCCGCAAACTACGTGGGATTTGCGGTGCTTGGAGGCGTGATGGTAGCGTTCTGGGGGAACGTGCTCTGGTCGATGGCGAGCCAGTTCAACTGGGATAAGCAGGAGGGGCTCTTCGAGATCTACCTCACATCGCCCGCGTCGATTACAGCGATCCTGATCGGGATGTCCGTAGGCGGAATAATCGGGACGGTCCCCTCAGCCATCATAGTCACCGCGATCGGCTGGCTCCTCTTTCACCCCGTCGTGAACGCGAGCTGGGGCCTGGTGGGGCTCAGCTTCGGCCTCACCCTCGCGTCTCTGTACGCCCTCGGCATGACCCTGTCTTCGCTCTACCTTACGTACGGAAGGGAAGCGGAGTCCATGAACGAAGTCCTGCAGGAGCCGGTCTCGATGCTCTCAGGAATCTACTTCCCCTCGATTGGGCAGGCTTCGAGGTTCCCCTTCGCAGTCCAGGCGGTGGCGTCCCTGATTCCCCTGACGATCGGAATGTACGCTCTGAGGCTGACCTTGTTCTACGCGGCGCCCTGGGACGCGGTCTGGCCCAGCCTCGCAGCGCTCGCGGTAATGGCAGTCGTCTTTCTCGCCATCTCGAAGTTCTCCCTCAAGGCGCTGGAGACCAGGGGGAGGAGGGAGGGGACAATAACGGTGAGGATCAGATGA
- a CDS encoding ABC transporter ATP-binding protein, translated as MTDSYSVEVTDLRREFKSKSGPVVAVDGISLNVGQGEIVGVLGPNGAGKTTMIRILSTLLLPTSGSARVMGFDVEHEPEKVRHVINMASGAEKAGYDFISAKRNLWFFSQLYGIPSEVAEKRINDLSEMLGLTKYLDRKFYALSTGYRQRATIARAFINDPKVVFLDEPTIGLDVMTARSIREFLDREARDKGRTIMLATHNMAEVEAICDRVAIVDKGKMIADGTPSDLKKSLGVPALVMEVAPAIGNMDMLTQVPGVKGFTSSTDEERGLSTVQVVVEDDAAARKAEEAIQSDGHKVVASWRKQATLEEVFVALVGRGFKEREEQDGR; from the coding sequence TTGACAGACTCGTACTCAGTTGAAGTGACAGACCTCCGCAGGGAGTTCAAGAGCAAGTCAGGGCCAGTGGTGGCAGTAGACGGCATCAGCCTGAACGTGGGGCAGGGAGAGATCGTCGGGGTCCTGGGGCCGAATGGAGCAGGGAAGACAACGATGATCAGGATCCTCTCGACCCTCCTCCTTCCGACCTCGGGCTCGGCCAGGGTGATGGGCTTCGACGTAGAGCACGAGCCAGAGAAGGTGAGGCACGTGATCAACATGGCCAGCGGGGCCGAAAAGGCGGGGTACGACTTCATCAGCGCAAAGCGCAACCTCTGGTTCTTCTCGCAGCTCTACGGGATCCCGAGCGAGGTCGCGGAGAAGAGGATCAACGACCTCTCCGAGATGCTGGGCCTCACGAAGTACCTGGACAGGAAGTTTTACGCGCTGTCCACTGGGTACAGGCAGAGGGCCACCATAGCGAGGGCATTCATCAACGACCCGAAGGTCGTCTTCCTGGACGAGCCGACGATAGGCTTGGACGTGATGACGGCCAGAAGCATCAGGGAGTTCCTCGACCGCGAGGCAAGAGACAAAGGAAGGACCATCATGCTCGCTACTCACAACATGGCCGAGGTGGAGGCGATCTGCGACAGGGTCGCGATCGTGGACAAGGGTAAGATGATCGCTGACGGCACGCCCTCGGACCTCAAGAAGTCCCTTGGGGTCCCGGCCCTCGTCATGGAGGTCGCCCCTGCCATAGGCAACATGGACATGCTAACGCAGGTCCCGGGGGTGAAGGGATTCACCTCCTCGACCGACGAAGAGAGGGGACTCTCCACCGTCCAGGTGGTAGTCGAAGACGACGCTGCAGCCCGCAAGGCCGAGGAGGCGATCCAGTCGGACGGCCACAAGGTCGTGGCCTCGTGGCGGAAGCAGGCCACCCTGGAGGAGGTCTTCGTCGCGCTCGTAGGCAGAGGCTTCAAAGAGAGGGAGGAGCAAGATGGCCGTTAG
- the gatD gene encoding Glu-tRNA(Gln) amidotransferase subunit GatD, with amino-acid sequence MDELPGYSGVALRLLKGAKARVGDVLSADTDWGKVTGTLVPRYAGSASDAVVIKLPSGYNIGLSPRSLRSVRVVAKGEKPSFSAPEPPKADTSLPKVLVLGTGGTIASRVDYRTGAVHPAVTSSELHSLVPELSKFARLQTEILFNVFSENIGPSHWTKIARRVVAAVASRVDGVVVTHGTDTMGYSAAALSFALSGVPIPVVLVGAQRSSDRPSSDGPLNLVAGVSAAATAPFSGVYVAMHLDESDDTVALHRGTRVRKDHTSSRDAFESIGVPPASFWRGGRLEGTDAALPPRGDIKAFHPRPGFDSRVSLIKSHPSMQPSIFSWAGKEGLKGLVLEGTGLGHVGSNALAGIRRLVKGGVMVCMTSQCLNGRVNMNVYDTGRDLLEAGVVPLEDMLPETALVKAMWALRNSKSSKGAAELMRRNLQGETTSRTLS; translated from the coding sequence ATGGACGAACTGCCCGGGTACTCGGGCGTGGCCCTCAGACTCCTCAAGGGGGCGAAGGCTCGAGTGGGCGACGTCCTCTCTGCCGACACCGACTGGGGGAAGGTCACAGGTACGCTGGTCCCGAGATACGCCGGCTCGGCCTCGGACGCAGTCGTGATCAAGCTCCCGTCGGGATACAACATCGGGCTTTCTCCAAGGTCCCTCCGTTCAGTCAGGGTCGTCGCAAAGGGTGAGAAGCCGTCATTCTCTGCCCCCGAGCCACCCAAGGCGGACACGTCCCTTCCCAAGGTGCTCGTTCTGGGAACGGGCGGCACCATCGCCAGCCGCGTAGACTACAGGACCGGGGCGGTCCACCCTGCGGTGACCTCAAGCGAGCTTCACTCTTTGGTTCCTGAACTCTCCAAGTTCGCGAGGCTACAGACAGAGATACTCTTCAACGTCTTCAGCGAGAACATCGGGCCCTCGCACTGGACGAAGATCGCCCGGAGGGTCGTTGCGGCTGTCGCCTCGCGCGTCGACGGCGTAGTGGTGACCCACGGGACGGACACTATGGGATATTCAGCCGCTGCGCTCAGCTTCGCCTTGTCCGGGGTCCCTATCCCGGTGGTCCTGGTGGGAGCACAGAGGTCTTCCGACCGGCCATCCTCGGACGGTCCCCTGAACCTCGTAGCGGGCGTCTCGGCGGCTGCCACTGCCCCCTTCTCGGGCGTCTATGTCGCCATGCATCTCGACGAGAGCGATGACACCGTTGCCCTCCACAGGGGCACCAGGGTCAGGAAGGACCACACGAGCAGCCGCGACGCGTTCGAGTCCATAGGGGTCCCTCCTGCGTCATTTTGGCGAGGAGGCAGGCTCGAAGGCACGGACGCCGCCCTCCCTCCGCGCGGCGACATCAAGGCGTTCCATCCGAGGCCGGGCTTCGACTCTCGCGTTTCGCTGATCAAGTCGCATCCCTCAATGCAGCCTTCGATCTTCTCATGGGCAGGGAAGGAGGGCCTCAAGGGCCTCGTCCTCGAAGGGACGGGGCTCGGCCATGTGGGCTCGAACGCCCTGGCGGGCATCCGAAGGCTTGTGAAGGGCGGCGTGATGGTTTGCATGACTTCCCAGTGCCTAAACGGGAGGGTGAACATGAATGTCTACGACACGGGGAGGGACCTGCTGGAAGCTGGGGTCGTCCCCCTCGAGGACATGCTCCCCGAGACCGCCCTCGTAAAGGCGATGTGGGCGCTCCGAAATTCGAAGAGCTCCAAAGGGGCCGCGGAGTTGATGAGGAGGAACCTGCAGGGCGAGACGACTTCAAGGACTCTGTCCTAG
- the gatE gene encoding Glu-tRNA(Gln) amidotransferase subunit GatE: MPQERPSTGMKVGLEIHQQLASGHKLFCSCPAVKSEDLPLSFERTLRPAQSETGKTDPAAVFEFSRHRVNQYHWSPESACLVEADEEPPHPINEGALETAVIASQILGSKVIDEVHVMRKIVIDGSNTTGFQRTASVGLGGSIEVDGVRVGVQSVTLEEDAARILGEDSKKRRFALDRLGVPLVEVALDPVEGSPEFVGRVALQLGRILRSTKRVARGLGTIRQDLNISVAGGRVVEVKGVQRLQLIPKVVEYELRRQVGLQEAAVELKKRGAATSGFATKEVTRLFSSTRSSVLSKELARNSAVLCVAAPGFQGMFGWEPSPGVRLGKEIADVARASGLGGVIHSDEFEKQGVSSAEAASLHAEFGGHKGSGFVLVAGPRGVAEAVCAGIVLRLQAATAGVPAETRAATDSGETRYLRPRPGAQRMYPETDVPMIVMDPERLELSRRSLPKGWDSEVVRLEREYTLSRDMALKVYDSDLEEDFERITKETGVQPSVAASILAEAPTRLAREGLALEPLGLEVLEEVISLIGSGRLAKEAAIDVMRAIAKGSSADVESAVVALGLGAVGEEEVLVAIERVIARDRGLILERGERSFSPLMGELMRELRGKADGALVSRLLKKKMDEVRGSG, encoded by the coding sequence TTGCCCCAAGAGCGACCCTCTACGGGAATGAAGGTGGGCCTTGAGATCCACCAGCAGCTGGCATCGGGGCACAAGCTCTTCTGCTCCTGCCCGGCGGTCAAGTCCGAAGACCTGCCGCTCTCCTTCGAGAGGACACTCAGGCCTGCCCAGAGCGAGACGGGGAAGACAGACCCCGCAGCCGTCTTCGAATTCTCGAGGCACAGGGTCAACCAGTACCACTGGAGCCCTGAGTCCGCGTGCCTCGTGGAAGCGGACGAGGAGCCCCCGCACCCGATCAACGAGGGAGCGCTTGAGACCGCCGTCATTGCCTCACAGATCTTGGGCTCCAAGGTGATCGACGAGGTCCATGTCATGCGGAAGATCGTGATCGACGGTTCCAACACCACCGGGTTCCAGAGGACCGCCTCGGTGGGCCTGGGGGGGTCGATCGAAGTCGATGGTGTCAGGGTGGGGGTCCAGTCGGTAACCCTGGAAGAGGACGCGGCGAGGATCCTGGGAGAAGACTCGAAGAAGAGGAGGTTCGCCCTCGACAGGCTTGGGGTCCCCCTCGTTGAAGTGGCCCTAGACCCCGTCGAAGGGAGCCCCGAGTTCGTGGGGCGCGTCGCACTCCAGCTCGGGAGGATCCTCCGCTCGACGAAGCGCGTAGCCAGGGGACTGGGCACCATCAGGCAGGACCTCAACATCTCCGTGGCGGGCGGCAGGGTCGTGGAGGTCAAGGGGGTCCAGAGGCTGCAGTTGATCCCGAAGGTCGTCGAGTACGAGCTGAGGAGACAGGTCGGACTCCAGGAAGCCGCGGTCGAGCTGAAGAAACGCGGAGCGGCTACGAGTGGGTTTGCGACAAAGGAAGTGACGAGGCTATTTTCGAGCACAAGGTCCTCGGTGCTCAGCAAGGAATTGGCTAGGAACTCGGCCGTGCTGTGCGTGGCGGCTCCGGGGTTCCAGGGGATGTTCGGATGGGAGCCGAGTCCCGGGGTCAGGCTCGGCAAGGAGATCGCCGACGTCGCTCGCGCGAGCGGCCTCGGAGGGGTGATTCACTCCGACGAGTTCGAGAAGCAGGGAGTCTCAAGCGCCGAGGCTGCAAGCCTGCACGCAGAGTTCGGCGGACACAAGGGGAGTGGCTTCGTCCTCGTGGCCGGACCGCGAGGCGTGGCCGAGGCTGTCTGTGCAGGAATCGTCTTGAGGCTGCAGGCGGCAACCGCTGGGGTGCCTGCAGAGACGAGGGCGGCGACAGACTCCGGCGAGACAAGGTATCTTCGACCAAGGCCCGGGGCCCAGAGGATGTACCCGGAGACAGATGTCCCAATGATCGTCATGGACCCTGAGAGGCTCGAGCTCTCAAGGCGCTCGCTCCCCAAGGGTTGGGACTCAGAGGTGGTCAGGCTCGAACGCGAGTACACCCTGAGCAGGGACATGGCCCTCAAGGTCTACGACTCTGACTTGGAGGAGGACTTCGAGAGGATCACGAAGGAGACCGGGGTCCAGCCGTCGGTCGCTGCGTCCATCCTCGCCGAAGCGCCCACGAGGCTGGCGAGAGAAGGGCTCGCGCTTGAGCCGCTGGGCTTGGAGGTCCTCGAGGAGGTAATCTCGCTGATAGGAAGCGGACGGCTTGCAAAGGAAGCTGCCATCGACGTGATGCGGGCGATTGCGAAGGGCTCCTCCGCGGACGTGGAGTCAGCTGTCGTCGCCCTGGGTCTGGGCGCCGTCGGGGAGGAAGAGGTCCTGGTTGCGATTGAGAGGGTAATCGCCAGAGATAGGGGACTAATTCTGGAGAGAGGTGAGCGTTCATTCTCGCCGTTGATGGGTGAGCTGATGCGCGAACTTAGGGGGAAGGCTGACGGCGCACTCGTGAGCCGCCTTCTGAAGAAGAAGATGGACGAGGTTAGAGGCTCTGGATAG